The sequence GGCGTGCCACACATATATATGATGAAATCCAGCTTTATGGGCCCCAACCTAACTTTTACTGGTGGCCCacatttcattttcttgcttaGTGGGCCCCTTTTCATTCGATGCCCAAAAAGAAAAACAGAGTGGAGCGGCAAAGCAAAAGGTTTTAAGAGATATTTCGGATCCAAGGCTACACTATGTTAAAGAAAAGGAGTTCTTTTTTTAgaaattaaatttattattagacaaagaaaagagaaagtaAAGAAGCTCATTtccaccaaataaataaataaataaagagtaATAATTATGATGGATTGGTACGTACTCTATCATCATTAACTAGATATATCTGGTTCGAGTTTTGAATATGAAGTTGTCTTTATTAGTGAGCGATTTGCCACCTAATATAAAATTATTCGGCTTGAATTTGGATATAGTCAAACCCCAATGCAGATATTAGACATTGAATGAGaaccataaaaaatatttttcctattAATGTATTTTCATgcacaaagaaaagagaaagtaAAGAAGCTCTtttcttacttttatattttcatCATGTATTTCTACAAAGAACATGAGAGTTTAATTTATGTTCAAAATAAAAGTTCTTTCTTCTTGTAAACTAATAAGATAAAGAAAATGATTatcaaaataattaaataaataaatcagtATAAGAACAAGAATCCAGCAAATGTTAGCTGCTGAATGTGCAAAGCTTAGATTAAATTTTATCAAAATGCTTTCATAtacattcttttctttctttcttttttccatttatttatttgtttcagttTATTCTTCCATATAATCTTTATAATAATTCTTTTTTACAGAATCAGCTCTCATTTGGCCTCCCTTTCTCTCTATTCAGTCTAATTAAACCATTTTCCCTCTCTTTCCCACTTTCTCTCTCTGATTCTTGAATTAGCTCTTCCACTGTCCCtctaaaacaaatttaattttcTTGTTGTTGTGTATTTTCCTTTGATCAGCATAAATGGCTGCTAACAAATTTGCAACCATGTTACATAAAAATACCAACAAGATCACACTTATTCTTATCTATGCAATCTTAGAATGGACTCTAATAATTCTACTTCTCCTCAACTCTCTCTTCTCCTATTTGATCATCAAATTTGCTGAGTATTTTGGCCTAAAACCACCTTGTCCCTTATGTTCTCGAGTTGATCATCTGTTTGATCATGGAAATAGTAAAACTTTGCGTAAAGATCTTGTATGTGAAGCTCATGCCACAGAGATTTCTGAACTGGGATTCTGTTCAAATCATCAGAAGTTGGCTGAATCTCAAGATATGTGTGAGGACTGCTCGTCCTCGCGCCTTGAGATTTTAGAGAATTCAGCTTTGTTAGCATGGATGGATGAGATTAAGTTGATTCAGAATGGTAAGGAAGTTACTGTGGAAAATGGTGAAGTGAGTTTGATGTGTTCTTGTTGTGGTGTGAATTTGGAGAGCAAATTTTCAACTCCTTATATTTTGATTAAGCCTTCTTTGGATGATTATTTGGCATATAATCAAAAAGGTAATTTGATTATTGAAGCAGCAGAAGATGATGATCTTATGGATAAAGGTGATGATTTTGACAAAGAAAGGTCAGATTTTTCAATAGAAGAATGTTGTGGAAATGAAGAAAAAACTGAAGATCAGGTTTTGTCTGATGTTTATGTGCCTAATTCTGAGGTTAGAATGAAAGATCAAGGTGTTCAAGCTTGTGAGAATGAGGAGTCATGTTTTGAATTTTCTACTCAGCATTTGGAATTTATCTGCAGTGGTGATAAGTTGGTTCCTATTGAATTGATGGATTCAACAACTGAGGAAGATCATAGCAAAAACCATAATAAGAGTGATGCTGAAGTCAATTTGGAGTCTGGAGAACAAGTTAACAAAGAATTTGAATTTGTTGTAGAGAACAAGATTCTTCAAGTGGAGGAAGAGACAGCAGTTTCTGAGTTCAAGAGTGAGGAGGAACCTAAATTTGGATTTCTTGAATCcatggaggtagaagaagaagaGATTGGTTTGGTTTTTTGTGCCAAAGAATGCAATTCAGTAAAGGAGAGTTATGAACAATTtgacaatactcaattgctccaAGCACCAGCCAAAGGTAATGTTCAAATTCTTACAGAAAGATTAAGGGAAGAAGAAGGTTTAGATGCTCAACAAGGTATATATTAGAATACTTTTGTAGACTAatctaatttattttaatttggaGGCTAAAGCTTGTAGATTTGAGTATGTTTCTTGAGttgtttttgttttacttttgtAGTTACAGAAGAGGATTCCCAAATGCCAATTGATGGAACTGATGCAGAAGTTTTAGTTGAAACTGAAATTCTTGATTTGAACTTAGTAGATGAGATTCCATGTCAAGGAGCTCTTACTTCAGTTATACATGAAGAACCTTCCACAAGTTCTGCTGATTTCCATGAAGTTGATCAACAAGGTATAGTTCAGatttctttcaatctaaaaaTACAAGCAATTTTTTCCCTCATAATAGCTTAGTTTTCCTTTCTTCTCTGATAATTTTCTTAGCGCGAAGCAGAAAATGTTTTCTTGTCGTTGTTCTTAGATTGCTAGTAGTATGGCGGTTTTCTTACTATCTTCTGCTTCGGTTTTCTAGTATCTTGTCAGGGTACTGCTTGTTACTATTGCTATATCGCTATGGCTAGTGCTATTGCTTTCTTCCATCTATTTTTCTGGTATTACATTATTATATTGTTCTTTTGATTGTTTTCTATTCATCCTCTTGAACCAAGTTTcttccggaaacagcctctctgccccggGTAGGGGTacggtctacgtaca is a genomic window of Nicotiana tabacum cultivar K326 chromosome 16, ASM71507v2, whole genome shotgun sequence containing:
- the LOC107806050 gene encoding myosin-binding protein 3 isoform X1 — its product is MAANKFATMLHKNTNKITLILIYAILEWTLIILLLLNSLFSYLIIKFAEYFGLKPPCPLCSRVDHLFDHGNSKTLRKDLVCEAHATEISELGFCSNHQKLAESQDMCEDCSSSRLEILENSALLAWMDEIKLIQNGKEVTVENGEVSLMCSCCGVNLESKFSTPYILIKPSLDDYLAYNQKGNLIIEAAEDDDLMDKGDDFDKERSDFSIEECCGNEEKTEDQVLSDVYVPNSEVRMKDQGVQACENEESCFEFSTQHLEFICSGDKLVPIELMDSTTEEDHSKNHNKSDAEVNLESGEQVNKEFEFVVENKILQVEEETAVSEFKSEEEPKFGFLESMEVEEEEIGLVFCAKECNSVKESYEQFDNTQLLQAPAKGNVQILTERLREEEGLDAQQVTEEDSQMPIDGTDAEVLVETEILDLNLVDEIPCQGALTSVIHEEPSTSSADFHEVDQQGPKEDQEKLVELKLLSVEFDDHVMNNQSSISSKFNEIEEDKVPETPTSIDSFYQLHKKLLLVEKKDSVNEESLDGSVVSELEGGDTVSTIEHLKSALKTERKALHTLYTELEEERSASAVAANQTMAMINKLQEEKAAMQMEALQYQRMMEEQSEYDQEALQLLNELMVKREKEKQELEKELEVYRKRLMEYEAKEKMRLLKRSKDGSAKSGFSSPSCSNAEESDELSIDLNQEAKEDDSFYGHQYEDNKLHVDAGLELEESFADFEEERMSILEQLKMLEEKLINMDDEDAKHFEDVKPMEDSYKENGISHFDGQTNEHANGFSSETNGKHHLLEKIVNVKGKGLLPLFDAMSDENGDVTLNGHENGFHSNGVHDSYMTTFDVENKKLDVEEELDHLHERLQALEADKEFLKNCISSLKKGDKGMDLLHEILQHLRDLRNVEILVRNSSNGLMV